The nucleotide sequence CTGCTGATCGCCTCGCGCAAGGAAGAGCGCATTCTGCCTGGCAGCGTGGTCAGGGACGCGCTGAAGGAAAAAGTCGACGAGATCGAAAACGAGCAGATGCGCAAGGTCTACAAGAAGGAGCGCGATCAGCTCAAGGACGAAATCATCCAGGCGTTCCTGCCGCGCGCCTTCATCCGCAAATCCGGAACCTTCGCAGCCATCGCTCCGGAACAGGGCCTGATTCTGGTCGATGCCTCCAGCCCCAAGCGCGCCGAAGATCTGCTATCCACCCTGCGCGAGGCCATCGGTTCGCTGCCGGTACGCCCGCTGACAGTGAAGATTGCTCCCACGGCGACCATGACCGACTGGGTGAAAAGCCAGAAAGCCGCCGACGACTTCTTTGTACTGGACGAGTGCGAGCTGCGTGATACCCATGAAGACGGCGGCGTGGTGCGCTGCAAGCGCCAGGATCTGACCAGCGATGAAATCCAGCAGCATCTGGAAGTTGGCAAGCAGGTCACCCAGTTGTCGCTGGGCTGGCAGGACAAGCTGTCCTTCGTGCTGGACGACAAGATGATCATCAAGCGTCTGCGTTTCGAAGAGCTGCTGCAAGACCAGGCCGAACAGGACGGCGGCGATGACGACCTCAGCCAGCAAGATGCCAGCTTCCTGCTGATGATGCTCACCTTCAAGGAATTCCTGCCGGCACTGTTCGAAGCGCTGGGTGGCGAAGAGATTCCGCAGGGTATCTGATCCATCCATCAGTGGCCGAATGACCTCGGCCACTGATGGCGCCGCCAAAGCCTTGTCCCAGACGGGCTAATGTGGAAAATACGCCCGAGTGAGGACGACCTCACCGCTCTTCCGAGCGACTCCTGACGGGGACGGCCCCAACCTTCCAAGCTGTTGGAGCTATCTATGTCCTGGATCATTCTGTTCTTGGCCGGCCTGTTCGAAATCGCCTGGGCTGTCGGCCTGAAATACACCGAAGGTTTTACCCGTCTCGCGCCCTCCGGCCTGACCATCGCCGCCATGGCGATCAGTGTCGGCCTGCTTGGACTCGCCATGAAATCGCTGCCACTGGGCACCGCCTATGCCATCTGGACGGGTATCGGCGCGGTGGGCACGGTGATCGCCGGCATCATTCTCTTTGGCGAGTCGGCAAGCCTGTTTCGCCTGGGCAGCGTCCTGCTGATATTCGCCGGCATCATTGGCCTGAAACTCAGCCACTGAGTAGCCGAGGCTCACTTCTCAAGGCTCGGGCGCCGCATCCCGCCTGCCGAACAGCCACTGTCCGAAGCGCTGCAAAAACTCCGGCACCGAATGGAAGATCCAGCCGGCCACCAGCACATTGAGCAGGGCTACGATCAGGAACAGCTGCGGGATCGTCAGCCCGGCCACCGCCAGCAGCAAAATGGCAAAAATCGCCGACACCACCATAAACAGCGCATTTAGGATGTTGTTCGCCGCCACGACGCGAGAGCGCTCCTGGCTTGCGCTGCGCGACTGGATCAGCGCATAGAGCGGCACGATATAAAGCCCGCCGAACGTGCCGAGCGCAAGAATGTCCAGCAATACCCAGCGGGCCTCAGGGTCGGCCAGCAGCATGAGCCAGTCTCGGGTTGCGGGAGCGAGAGGCACACTTGCGGCGTGCCACCAGAGCAGGATGCCGAACAACGTCAGCCCAAGGGAGCCGAGCGGTACCAGCCCCATTTCCACCCGATGCCGCGACAGGCGCTCGCAAAGCAATGAGCCCAGCGCAATCCCCACCGAGAACACCGCCAGGATCAGGGTTACCACCCCCTCGTCGCCCTGCAGCAGGTCGCGGGTGAACACCGGTATCTGCGTCAGATAGAACGCGCCGAGAAACCAGAACCAGGAATTGCCGATCATCGACCGCGAAACGGCACGCTGCTGACCAAGCCCCAGGCGCATGATCTGTAGCGACTGGCGCAGGATGTTCCAATCCACCTGCAGGCTAGCCAAAGCCACGGCGGACGAAGGAATCGCCCGACTGGCCAGGTAGCCGGCGGTTGCGAGCAACACCACAGCCAGCGATACCAGCACCGCATAAGGGGTTTGGCTCATCAATATTCCGGCCGCAATGGTGCCGCCGAGAATAGCCAGAAAGGTGCCCATCTCCACCAAGGCGTTACCGCCCACCAGCTCATCGGCGCGCAGCAGCTGCGGCAGGATGGAATACTTCACCGGGCCAAACAACGCCGACTGCGTACCCATGCAGAACAGCACCAGCAATAACAGCGGCAGATTCCCCAGCAGCATGCCTACCGCCCCAGCCAGCATGATCAGAATTTCAGCGAACTTGATCCGGCGGATCAGCCAGGCCTTCTCGTAGCGCTCGCCAAACTGACCGCCAAGGGCGGAAAACAGGAAGAACGGCAGAATGAACAACAGCGCACACAGGTTCACCAGCAAACTTGCGTCGGCGCTCGTCCCCAGCTCATAGAGGATGGCCAGCACCAGGGCCTGCTTGAACACGTTGTCGTTAAAGGCACCCAGCAACTGCGTCACGAAGAAGGGTAGAAACCGTCGTTTGCCGAGCAGGGAGAACTGGGACTGCTGCTTCATTGCCCACCTCCGCCACAGACTTTCCAGGCGGCGCTCACAGCGGTAACTGCCCGAATGCCCAGCGCAGCAGGAAGAATCCCAGCAGGCCGCCGGCAATGGTCGCCAGCAGGTTGCGGCTCAGCGCCGCAATCAGGATCGCCAGCAGGCCGGCCAGGAGATAGGCATTGTCCCAGCGTAGCGCCCACTGCCCCTCGGGCATCAGCATTCCCGGCACCACAATGGCAGTCAGCACGGCAACAGGCACATAGTGCAGCCCCTGCTCGGCCAGACGTGGAAAGCGCAGATTCGGCCAGGCGAAGAAGCTGTAGCGAATCAGGAAGGTGATCGCCAGCATGCCGAATATCAACAGCCATATCAGCATCAGCGCACCTCCTGTTTCGCGCGTCGTTCAGCCAGGCGCTCAAGCCAGACGCCCACGACGATGCCCGCCATCGCAGCGGCAATCAGCCCCAGCTTGTAGGGCCATTCCCAGGTCAGTAGCGCCACGCCGCCGGCCACCAGCGCCGAGGCCACTTGTGGCGAGGTGCGCATCATTGGCACGGCGATACCGATAAAGGTCGCGATCATGGCGAAATCCAGCCCCCAGCTTGCCATGTCAGGCACCGCCTGGCCGAAGGCGACCCCGATCAGCGTAGCCAGCTGCCAGCTCAGGTACATGGTCAACGCCGCGCCAAGGAAGAACCAGTGCTTGTGTGGCGAGGCATCGTCACGCGCATAACGATGTTGAATCACCGCGAAGGCCTCGTCGGTCAGCCAGAACGCCAGGGGCACACGCCAGCGATTGGGCAGATGCCGCACGAAGGGCTGCAGCGCCGCGCTGTAGAGTGCATGTCGCAGGTTGACGACGAAGGTGGTGAGAAGCACCACCACGGCGCCGACGCCCCCACTGATCAAGGTAATGGCGATGAACTGCGCCGAACCGGCAAACACCAGCAGCGACATCGCCATGGTCTGCCAACCGGACAGCCCGGCACCAACGGCAAGGGTGCCGAAGATGATGCCGAAGGGCACGCCGCCGACGATCAACGGCAGAATGTCGCGGCAACCGTGCAGGAACTCTAGCGAGCGGGTCATCAGTATCCCTGGAAGCGTGCTGCAATGGCCGGTTGAGCACCGCCATTGTCGTTACAGAAGGCAAGCATGAAGCGGAGTCATGACAAATCGGGTAAACATTAACCCAAATCCGCTCCTGGCTGTGCAGCCAGGGCTCATTGGCGAGGCCTGCCAGGGTACCGGTCCGGGAGCACTGACTGATCTGCCCCACCTTTTGCCCGAGGTGTCTGGATCGGGGTTTTCCTCGGGCCAGGGTGCGACCTAAGGACCTATTCGACGTTGGTCGCAACCACGGTCAGAGCGCCTCTTTTACTGCGAAAATTCACTCATACCTCTACAAATAAGCGGCAGCGTCGAATCCGGAAAGCTGTCGAACCTGAGTTGTCGCCCCACTCGATCAACAGTCTCAGTTCTGGGCCAATGGGCCACAGGACTGGTTGCTCTGCTTTAATGATCGCTACCCAGGCGTCAACAGGTCTCGATGAACCCTGGTTCCGACGCCCGCACATCCTTGCTGTCTGGAGTCTGCATGTCGTTGTCCGGTGGGCTGATCGCACTGGTCGCCTTCGCCTATATGGCCCTTCTGTTTGCCATCGCCTTCTATGGCGACCGCAATCGTGACCAGCTGTCGCCGCGCCTGCGGCCCTGGGTCTATAGCCTGTCGCTGGCCGTCTGGTGCACCAGCTGGACCTTCTTCGGTGCGGTGGGCCAGGCCGCCGAACAGCTTTGGTCGTTCCTGCCGATCTATCTGGGCCCGATCCTGATGATGCTGCTGGCACCGCACGTGTTCCAGAAGATGATCATGATCAGCAAGCAGGAGAACATTACCTCGATTGCCGACTTCATCGCCGCGCGCTACGGCAAGTCGCAGCTGCTGGCCATCGTCGTGACGCTGATCTGCCTGGTGGGCGTGCTGCCCTACATCGCCCTGCAGCTCAAAGGCATCGTGCTCGGCGTCAACCTGTTGATGGGCAACAGCAATGTGACCGAAACCGGTTCGGGCACCCAGGATACGGCGCTGATCGTTTCCATCGTCCTGGCCCTGTTCACCATCCTCTTCGGCACGCGCAATCTGGACGTGACCGAGCACCATCGCGGCATGGTCCTGGCAATCGCCTTCGAGTCACTGATCAAGCTGCTGGCGTTCATCGCCGTCGGAATTTTCGTCACCTTCGGCCTGTACAACGGCTTCGGCGACCTGTTCAACCAGGCCCATGTTTCGGCGGAGCTGGCGAGCTTCTGGGAAGTGACGGTGAACTGGCCGGCGATGATCGTGCAAACCGGCGTGGCGATGATGGCGATCGTCTGCCTGCCCCGGCAGTTTCACGTCACCGTGGTAGAGAATATCGAGCCGAAGGATTTCCGTATGGCGCGCTGGGTATTTCCCTTGTACCTGGTGCTGGCCGTGGTGTTCGTCATACCTATCGCACTGGCCGGGCAGATGCTGTTGCCGGCGGGCATCAGCCCCGACTCTTTCGTGATCAGCCTGCCGCTGGCCGAGAGCCACCCGGCTCTGGCAATGCTGGCCTTCATTGGTGGCGCCTCGGCGGCAACCGGCATGGTCATTGTCGCCTGTGTGGCGCTGTCGACCATGGTGTCCAACGACATGCTGCTGCCATGGCTGCTGCGCCGCAAGGAAGCCGAGCAGCCGTTCGAGGTTTTCCGTCACTGGATGCTCTCGGTGCGGCGTATCACCATCGTCACCATTCTGCTGCTGGCCTACGTCAGTTATCGCCTGCTCGACGCCAGTGCCAGCCTGGCAACCATCGGCCAGATTGCCTTTGCCGCCGTCACCCAACTGGCGCCGGCAATGGTCGGCGCGCTGTATTGGAAACAGGCCAACCGCCGCGGCGTGTTTGCCGGCCTCACCGCTGGCGCACTGATCTGGTGCTATACGCTGATCCTGCCGCTGCTCGGCTGGCCGCTGGAGATGTTTCCCGGCCTACAGTGGCTGTACACCACCGACCTGCCCTTCGGAACCAGCGCCCTTACATTCGGGGTAATCATGTCGCTGGTAGGCAACGCGACCCTGTTTTTCTGGGTTTCGATATTTTCCCAGACCCGCGTTGCGGAACACTGGCAGGCCAGCCGTTTTATCGGCCAGGAGCTTCACCCCGCAGCCAGCTCCCGGCGCCTGCTGGCGGTACAGATCGAAGACCTGTTGCAGCTGGCGGCACGCTTCGTGGGGGCCGAACGCGCACGCACCAGTTTCTACCGTTTCGCCCGCCGCCATGGCCAGGAGTTTTCTCCCAAACACCCGGCAGACGGCCAGTGGATTGCTCATACCGAACGGCTGCTGGCCGGCGTGCTCGGTTCCTCGTCCACCCGCGCGGTGGTCAAGGCCGCGCTGGAAGGCCGCGACATGCAGGTCGAGGATGTGGTGCGGATCGTAGGCGAGGCCTCCGAGGTGCTGCAGTTCAACCGCGCCCTGCTGCAAGGCGCCATCGAGAACATCACCCAGGGTATCAGCGTGGTCGACCAGTCCCTGCGCCTGGTGGCCTGGAACCATCGCTACCTGGAAATGTTCGATTACCCGGACGGCCTGGTCTACATCGGCAGACCGATCGCCGACGTGATCCGCTACAACGCCGAGCGCGGGCTTTGCGGCCCCGGCAACCCGGATACCCACGTGGCGAAGCGGCTGTACTGGATGCGCCAGGGTCGTGCCCACACGTCCGAACGCATGTTCCCCAATGGGCGGGTGGTGGAGCTGGTGGGCAACCCCATGCCGGGCGGCGGCTTCGTCATGAGTTTCAGTGACATCACCGCTTACCGCGAAGCCGAACGCGCCCTCAAGGAAGCCAACGAGGGGCTGGAACAGCGCGTCAGCGAGCGGACCCAGGAGCTCTCCGAGCTGAATACGGCGCTGAGTGCAGCGAAGAGCGCTGCCGAAGCCGCCAGCCAGTCGAAGACTCGCTTCCTTGCGGCGGTCAGCCATGACCTGATGCAGCCGCTGAATGCCGCACGTCTGTTCTCCGCTGCACTGTCACATCAGCACGACGCCCTACCGCGAGAAGCACAGGAACTGGTTCGTCACCTGGATAGCTCGCTGCGTTCGGCAGAGGATCTGATCTCCGACCTGCTGGATATTTCGCGCCTGGAAAATGGCCGCATCGCACCTGATCGCAACCCCTTCCCGTTGAACACTCTGTTCGAGACCCTGAGCACTGAGTTCACCGTATTGGCCGCTGAGCAGGGCGTCGATTTCAAGGTCCATGGCAGCCGCTTGCGCGTTGACAGTGACATTCGTCTGCTGCGTCGGGTGCTGCAAAACTTCCTGACCAACGCCTTCCGCTACGCCAAGGGGCGAGTGGTATTGGGCGTGCGCCGTCAGGGCAACAACCTGCGCCTGGAAGTCTGGGACCGCGGCCCCGGCATCGCCAAGGACAAGTTGCAGGTGATCTTCGAGGAGTTCAAACGTCTGGATAGCCACCAGACCCGCGCCGAAAAAGGCTTGGGGCTGGGCCTGGCGATTGCCGACGGTTTTTGCCAGGTGCTCGATCATCCGCTGTCGGTCCGCTCCTGGCTCGGCAAGGGCAGCGTCTTTAGCGTAACCGTACCGATTGCGCCAAACGTAGTGAAGCTGCAAAGCAGTGCGCCCAAGGTCGAGCCACGGCAAATTGCCCTGACCGGCGTACAGGTACTGTGCATCGACAACGAGGACAGCATCCTGATCGGCATGCGCAGCCTGTTGTCGCGCTGGGGTTGCCAGGTCTGGACTGCCAGCAACCGGGCCGAATGCGAAGCCCTGCTCAAGGAGGATGTGCGTCCACAACTGGTGCTGGTGGACTACCACCTCGACCACGGCGAGACTGGCTCACAGCTGATGGCCTGGCTGCGTACCCGCCTTGGCCAGCCGATACCAGGTGTGGTGATCAGTGCCGATGGGCGACCTGAGCTGATCGCTGCGGTGCACGCCTCTGGCCTGGATTTCCTTACCAAGCCGGTCAAGCCTGCGGCGTTGCGCGCACTGATGAGCCGCCACGTACCGCTTCACTGAAACCCGCCGGGCTTGCCGTAACGCAAGATCCGGCCTCGGCGGTGCCGCTAGACTAGGCAACGCTGCCGTATCAGCGGGATACGGCAAAAAGCCCAGGTTCTGCCCTCATGACTCTCGAGCTGCTGTTAAACCTCGCTACTGCCTTGGGCGTGGGCCTGCTGATCGGCACGGAGCGCAGCTGGAGTGGCCGCGAGAACAGTGCCGAAGAGCTGGCCGGGATGCGCACCTTCGGCCTCAGCGGTCTATTCGGCGGGCTGGCCGCCTTGAGTGCGGGGCACTTCGGTGCGGCGGCCTGGATAGCGATGTTCATCGTCCTGGCGCTGCTGGTGATCGCCGGCTACGTCGTCGAATCCCGCATCAGCGCCGATCACGGCATGACCACCGAAGTGGCACTGCTGCTGACCTTTCTGCTAGGCAGTCTGGCGGTGGCGGAAAGCCGCATCCTGGCGGCATCTATCGCGGTGGTGGTAGCCCTGCTGCTGAGCCTCAAGGCGCGCCTGCATGCTGCCCTGCGCAAACTCAGCGAAGCCGAGTTGAGCGGCGCGCTGAAACTGCTGTTCATTTCCGTGGTGCTATTGCCGGCATTGCCCGACCAGGGCTATGGCCCCTGGCAGGCATTCAATCCCTATACCACCTGGTGGATGGTGGTGCTGATCGCCGGGATCGGCTTCGCCGCCTATGTGGCCATCCGCCTGCTGGGCACCCGCCACGGACTGATGGTTACCGCATTGCTCGGCGGCATCGTCTCGTCTACGGCCATGACCCTGACCCTCGCCCGCCTGGATTCGCCGAGGCTGCGCCCTGCCCTCGCCGCCGGGCTGCTGGCAACCTCGGCACTGATGTTTCCACGGATACTGCTGGAAGTCGGCCTGGTCAATCGCACGCTGCTGCAGCCGCTGATCGCCCCGTTGCTAGGCGCCGGACTGATCTACGCTGCCGGTGCGCTTTTCTACTACCTTCGCGCCGCTCAACTACCTGAAGCCACTACCGAGCCGCCGCTGAAGAACCCCTTCGAGCTCGGTCCTGCCATGCGATTTGCTGCTCTGCTGGTGGCGATCGTATTTCTGGTCGAGGGCGCTCAACAGCTGTTCGGCGATACCGGTGTCTATGTGGTTTCGTTGATTTCCGGGCTGACCGATGTGGACGCCATCACGCTGTCACTTGCCAACAGCGCCCGTACCGAACTCAGCGAGGAGGTTGCGATACGCGGCATTTTCCTCGCGGCTTTGAGCAATAGCCTGGTCAAGGCGGCGCTGATCGGCCTGATTGGTGGTCGCGCCATGGCGCTGCTCACGCTCCCCTTCATGGCAGCCGGGCTGCTGGCTGGCTCGGCGATCCTGCTGCTGGTTTAGCAGACGACCTCTCCAGACGAGGCTAGCCATCCTCCGCGCCCGCCCGCTCCAGCCACTCGGACGGCACATGTTTGCTGGCACGGGCGCCCAGGGACTTGAGCTGCTCGGCACGCCCGACCAGATTGCCGCGACCATCGGTTAGCTTGTTGCGTGCGCCCAGATAGGCCCTGTCCAGCTGCTGCAGGCGACTGCCAATCTCGTCCAGATCCTGAATGAAGGCGACGAACTTGTCGTAAAGGGCCCCAGCCCGCTCGGCGATTTCTCGGGCATTCTGGCTCTGCCGCTCCTGACGCCAAAGGCTGTCGATCACCCGCAGCGTCGCCAGCAGCGTGGTCGGGCTGACGATCACGATGTGTTTGCTCCAGGCCTCCTGGAATAATTCCGGGTCGGCCTGCAAAGCCGCTGCAAAGGCGGCCTCGATGGGAACGAACAACAGCACGAAATCCAGACTCTGCAGCCCCTCCAGACGCTGGTAATCCTTCAGCGAAAGCCCCTTCAGGTGATTACGCAGCGATAGCACATGCTGCTTGAGTGCCTGCGCGCGGTTGCCATCGTCCTCCGCGCTGTTGAACGCCTGATAGGCATTCAGGCTGACCTTGGCATCCACCACCACGTGCTTGTCGCCTGGTAGATGAATCAGGACGTCCGGCTGGAAACGCTCGCCATCTGCACTCTTCAGACTGACCTGAGTGTGATATTCGCGGCCTTTTTCCAACCCCGCATGCTCAAGCACGCGCTCAAGGATCAGTTCGCCCCAGTTGCCCTGAGTTTTCTGCCCCTGCAAGGCCCGGGTGAGATTGGTTGCCTCATCACCCAGACGCTGGTTGAGCTGCTGCAGACGCTCCAGCTCGCGTGCCAGGGAGAAGCGCTCACGCGCCTCGTGCTGGTAGCTCTCCTCGACCCGTTTCTCGAATGACTGGATACGCTCTTTTAGCGGATCGAGCAGCTGCCCCAGGCGCTCGTGGCTGCTTTCAGCGAAGCGCAGCTCACGCTCCTCAAAAATCTTGCCGGCCAGTTCAGCGAACTGCGCACGCAGATCGTCTCGGGCTCCCTGAAGGTCCGCCAGGCGCTGCTCGTGAGCTTTGCGCTGCTCGTTCAGCTCAGCACTAACACTGGCATGAGCTGCGCTCAGCGCACGCAGTTCATCCCGCAGGGCATCTCGTTCGGCCTGCAGGTCATCCAGGTTTTCTTGGCTTTCCAAACGCTGTTTCTGCAGCCACTCCGCCTCGCGCCGCAGGGCGGCCAACTCGGACTGCAAGGCGGCGCGAGACTCCATCAGGTCGGCCTGCTCCAAGCGGCTGGTTTCCAGTTGGGCACTCAGCCCTTCCTGGGCCAAGGCTGCCTGTTTCAAGCGCTCCTCAAGCAAGGCGAGATCGGCTCGGCTCCGGGTAAGCCGACGTTGCAGCAGGCCCGCAAGTACGCCCAGCGCAATACAAACCGAAGCAAGCCCGGCAAGCAGATAGAAAGGATCGACTGACATGGGTGCTCCCGCAGAATTGCCGGACAGTATAGCCGTCGTGATAGCGCTTCTTGCCCATCGAGGTTAAGCCTGTACGTAGCCCAGACAAAGACCCTGCAAGTCGAGGGCCATTGCCTGACTTTTCCCGATAAAAAGTGAAGTAGAACGTATAAAAATTTAATCCACAGAACCTGTGGATAACTCTGTGAACAAAGCGGTAGCAGTTTCCTCCAGCGCCGATGGTTACAGGCCTGCGGTCAAACTGGCGGTTTTTTCGCCAGAAGAAAAAACCCTTATTTTTCAACAAGTTATTATTTATCTATGGCGATATAGGGTTTACCACAGTTTGTCATAAGTGCTTGACAATGCCGGCTACAGGAATGTGCACAAGTTTGGCGCACTACCTCCAAAATGCCCGCCACAGACGCCTCGCAGACCTTTTTACGGAACTTTTTTGTCTTCAGCTACTCGCTTCGTCAGGCGGCGTCTGACGGATCGCAAGCAGGCGACGCGCAGCTTATGCTGTGGCGGTCTCGACCAGGGAAACGACCATGGCCAAGCGGCGCACCACTCTCATTCTGGCTGCCTCTATCTCACTTGCAATTGTGCTCGGCGCCGGCCTCTATGCCGGCTACCAGTGGCAAGCTTTCAAGCGCGAACAGGGTATTGCCGCGCTCGAAATCCAGGGATGGCGGTTATCGGCCGACGGGCTTTTTCTACAGCACATCAGTCTGATTCGGCAGACCACCGAGAAACGGCTGACGCTGAAAGTCGATGACCTGCGGTTAAGCCCAGACACCTGGTGGCGCCCACTGCCCTTGCGCTCGCTGCATATCAATCAGCTTCAGGTTGATTGGCAGCGTGCAGCACAGCCCGATCTGCCATCCGGCGATGAAACGCCGCCGACTCAGCCGGCCCTTCGACAAATGCAAGATTGGCTCGCCTGGATTCCCCGGCAGGGCGAAGTGGCCTCCTTCTACCTCAACCTGCCCTGCCCCAGCGGCGCCTGTAGCGAGCAAGGCTCACTGCGCTGGCAACACACCGGGGAGCAAGCACTACCGGCAACAGTGGAGCTGCGCCTACGACACGATTCGCACAACCTCACGCTGTTGGCCGACGCGCATGAGGAAGGCCCTGACACTCACCTGGATCTGCAAGTGCAACTCGACGGCAAGCAGCGCCTGAGCCTGCTCAATCGCTGGTCGCCTCAAAGCGACTCCACTCTGTGGAACGGTAGCCTGGCCTTGAGTGAACTACCGGAAGCACCCTGGCTGCTTGCCTGGCTAGATAACTGGCTGGACTTCCAGCCACCGACGCTCCCCGAGCTGCCCGAGCAAATGCGCCTTGGCGCCGCCTGGTCGCTCAAGCTGGATACCTCGGACCCGCTTGAGGCCTGGAAAACCATGACAGGCGACCTCAAGCTCTCGACCCATCTCCCCTCCCCCTGGCCGCTACCGGAAATCGGTCTGGTGCACGGCCAACTGGATCTGGCCGCCAGAGCCAAGCAAGGCACATGGCTGCCCACCGAACTGGCCGCCAATCTGCACCTGGAACCCGCGGCCGACCTGCTCGCAGCATTACCGCAATCACTGCGCCCACAAGGGCTCCAGCTTGTTGCAACTCCCGGCCCAGCACAGGCCAGCTCCTCAACATTGCCGCTTCAGATCCAGCTTCTGACCGAAGGCCCGGCAGCCGGCACGCTGCAAGCACAACTGCTGCTCAATACTGCTCCACCCTATGGACTGTCCATCGAACAGGGACGACTGCAACTACAAGGCCGGCGACTGCCTGAGCTGGACGCCAGCGGCCTGGCCGCCGATCTGCATTTCCAAGGTCGGGCGTCACCTCAGCTCGCCACTCTTGCACTGACCGAAGGCTCGACAATCATCCTCGACAGTCTGACCAGCGCCGAGCTGACACTGGAAAAACTGGTCCTTGGGCTAGCAGGCGTAAACATCGAGGCAAATCTTGCCGACAATCAGCTGCACGCCACTGGAGCGCCACTGATCGAGGCCGGCTTGTTGCGCCAGGCCTCGCTGCGTCCGCAGGGCTGGCGCTGGCATTCTAGCCT is from Pseudomonas saudiphocaensis and encodes:
- the rmuC gene encoding DNA recombination protein RmuC, translating into MSVDPFYLLAGLASVCIALGVLAGLLQRRLTRSRADLALLEERLKQAALAQEGLSAQLETSRLEQADLMESRAALQSELAALRREAEWLQKQRLESQENLDDLQAERDALRDELRALSAAHASVSAELNEQRKAHEQRLADLQGARDDLRAQFAELAGKIFEERELRFAESSHERLGQLLDPLKERIQSFEKRVEESYQHEARERFSLARELERLQQLNQRLGDEATNLTRALQGQKTQGNWGELILERVLEHAGLEKGREYHTQVSLKSADGERFQPDVLIHLPGDKHVVVDAKVSLNAYQAFNSAEDDGNRAQALKQHVLSLRNHLKGLSLKDYQRLEGLQSLDFVLLFVPIEAAFAAALQADPELFQEAWSKHIVIVSPTTLLATLRVIDSLWRQERQSQNAREIAERAGALYDKFVAFIQDLDEIGSRLQQLDRAYLGARNKLTDGRGNLVGRAEQLKSLGARASKHVPSEWLERAGAEDG
- a CDS encoding YdbH domain-containing protein — translated: MAKRRTTLILAASISLAIVLGAGLYAGYQWQAFKREQGIAALEIQGWRLSADGLFLQHISLIRQTTEKRLTLKVDDLRLSPDTWWRPLPLRSLHINQLQVDWQRAAQPDLPSGDETPPTQPALRQMQDWLAWIPRQGEVASFYLNLPCPSGACSEQGSLRWQHTGEQALPATVELRLRHDSHNLTLLADAHEEGPDTHLDLQVQLDGKQRLSLLNRWSPQSDSTLWNGSLALSELPEAPWLLAWLDNWLDFQPPTLPELPEQMRLGAAWSLKLDTSDPLEAWKTMTGDLKLSTHLPSPWPLPEIGLVHGQLDLAARAKQGTWLPTELAANLHLEPAADLLAALPQSLRPQGLQLVATPGPAQASSSTLPLQIQLLTEGPAAGTLQAQLLLNTAPPYGLSIEQGRLQLQGRRLPELDASGLAADLHFQGRASPQLATLALTEGSTIILDSLTSAELTLEKLVLGLAGVNIEANLADNQLHATGAPLIEAGLLRQASLRPQGWRWHSSLDGDQQGIALEGPLTNEAGLALALALRHNWADNRTRIDAKLAELFLRAGNPLAATLADWPQTLELTTGRIQAQGHVELLGDNPPNLTATLIAKGVGGIFDRTEVSGLDAELKLGLQRDRLRLEVPELKVQQANPGFSFGPLLVQGEYNANVQQLQQGRLDWTTAEAQVMGGRLWLDPGTADLGADRQRLNAHLRGLQLPALFEAYPAEGLSGTGVIDGELQAQRSEQGLSIEQGTLQAREPGGVLRFRSAKIQALGQSNPAMRLVAEALDDFHYDLLTSEVRYATNGTLNLGLRLHGHNPALEGGRPVNLSVNLEEDVPALLTSLQLSDRVSETIQRRVQERLR